One region of Nitrospiraceae bacterium genomic DNA includes:
- a CDS encoding DsrE/DsrF/DrsH-like family protein, whose product MNATHVEPATALAELKETKPDKVTLVVLSGDMDRVMAALIIATGAAAMGMKVTMFFTFWGLNAIRKENVSSSPKDWLRRAFGWLNKGGASRLPLSRFHFGGLGTTMMKKVMKDNRMPGIPELMETAKDLDVKMIACTTTLGLMGISKDTLIDGIDQLAGVSTYLAEARHGSVNLFI is encoded by the coding sequence ATGAACGCCACCCACGTTGAACCAGCAACCGCCTTAGCCGAGCTCAAAGAAACCAAACCCGATAAAGTGACACTTGTCGTCCTGAGTGGAGACATGGACCGCGTCATGGCGGCCCTGATTATTGCGACGGGCGCCGCAGCCATGGGCATGAAGGTGACGATGTTTTTTACCTTTTGGGGGCTGAATGCCATCCGGAAGGAAAATGTGAGTAGCTCCCCGAAGGATTGGCTCCGTCGAGCCTTTGGATGGCTGAACAAAGGAGGAGCCAGTCGCCTGCCCCTTTCACGATTTCATTTTGGAGGTCTCGGAACCACCATGATGAAAAAGGTGATGAAAGATAATCGCATGCCCGGCATACCCGAACTTATGGAGACCGCCAAAGACCTGGATGTGAAGATGATTGCCTGCACTACGACCCTGGGACTCATGGGCATTTCAAAAGACACGCTCATTGATGGCATCGACCAACTCGCCGGAGTCAGCACTTATTTGGCGGAAGCCCGGCACGGGTCCGTAAACTTATTTATCTAA
- the ftcD gene encoding glutamate formimidoyltransferase: MDRLVECVPNVSEGVDKAVLAVLTQRIQSVPDVALLDLHVDPDHHRSVFTLAGEPEAMATALFQFIREAQQSIDLRRHQGQHPRIGAVDVVPWIPFRGVTMEECADYAKDLGRRVGQELGIPVFLYEQAALVSLRARLDIIRRGGLSGLQERMDQEADWKPDFGPNVLHPTAGAVAIGARFFLIAFNVVLKSQDIQVARRIAGTIRSSGGGFPALKAMGVPLSSKGLVQVSMNLTDFRQTSLRAAFQAVERESHRLGVEIQESEIVGLVPQEAWDADLAADLKLKNWNPEGVLEVACGKYHLFPL; the protein is encoded by the coding sequence ATGGATCGGTTGGTGGAATGTGTGCCGAATGTGAGTGAGGGCGTGGATAAGGCTGTACTCGCTGTGTTGACCCAGCGTATTCAGTCGGTGCCCGATGTGGCCTTACTCGATCTTCATGTAGATCCCGATCATCATCGATCGGTTTTTACCCTTGCAGGGGAGCCTGAGGCCATGGCTACTGCGCTTTTTCAGTTTATTCGAGAAGCACAGCAAAGCATCGACCTCCGCAGGCATCAGGGGCAGCATCCACGCATCGGGGCGGTTGATGTGGTGCCCTGGATTCCCTTCCGAGGCGTGACGATGGAGGAGTGTGCGGACTATGCCAAAGATTTGGGCAGGCGAGTCGGACAGGAACTGGGCATTCCCGTCTTTCTCTATGAACAGGCGGCTTTGGTGTCTTTGCGGGCCCGGCTGGACATTATACGGCGAGGGGGGCTTTCGGGGTTACAGGAACGGATGGATCAAGAGGCAGATTGGAAGCCTGATTTTGGCCCAAACGTATTGCATCCTACGGCAGGGGCGGTCGCAATCGGAGCCCGTTTCTTCCTGATTGCCTTTAACGTGGTCCTCAAAAGTCAGGACATTCAAGTGGCTCGTCGTATTGCCGGCACGATCCGGTCATCAGGTGGAGGTTTCCCTGCGCTCAAGGCCATGGGTGTACCCTTGTCATCAAAAGGGCTTGTGCAGGTGTCCATGAATCTGACGGATTTCCGGCAAACCTCCCTGCGAGCGGCATTTCAGGCGGTGGAGCGGGAGTCTCATCGGTTGGGTGTGGAAATTCAGGAAAGTGAAATTGTGGGCCTGGTTCCGCAGGAGGCATGGGATGCGGATTTGGCTGCCGACCTTAAGTTGAAGAACTGGAACCCTGAAGGCGTGTTGGAAGTGGCATGTGGGAAATACCATCTTTTCCCGTTGTAA
- a CDS encoding sulfurtransferase TusA family protein gives MIPADVKLDTLGYFCPMPIILTSKKIKELASGQVLEVISDDEGIKKDMPAWCETTGHAMVGMEEEGAADKKVYKAYVKKA, from the coding sequence ATGATACCAGCCGACGTTAAACTGGACACATTGGGGTATTTTTGCCCGATGCCCATCATTCTGACCTCAAAAAAAATCAAAGAACTCGCCTCAGGGCAAGTCCTTGAAGTGATTTCGGATGACGAAGGGATTAAAAAAGATATGCCGGCCTGGTGCGAGACAACCGGACACGCCATGGTGGGCATGGAAGAAGAAGGTGCCGCCGACAAAAAAGTCTACAAAGCCTACGTCAAAAAGGCCTGA
- the fumC gene encoding class II fumarate hydratase, translating to MKKKPGDVRIETDSFGSIPVPANKYWGAQTQRSLANFQIGQERLPRALIRALGIVKRCAALSNMVLNTIDETTGKAIADVAEDVIDGKLDDHFPLVVWQTGSGTQSNMNANEVIANVAIERLGGTLGSKTPVHPNDHCNCSQSSNDVFPTAMHIATVEQLHHVLIPSLAHLHQVLLDKSQAWEGIIKIGRTHLQDATPLTLGQEFSGYATQVQMGIDRIQDGLKRLYPLAQGGTAVGTGLNAKPGFGEKFAEEVARYTGLPFLSASNKFEALATHDAMVEISGVLNVLAVSLNKIANDIRLLSSGPRSGLGELSLPENEPGSSIMPGKVNPTQCEAMTMVCAQVIGNHTTITISGAQGHLELNAFKPVIVYNVLQSIRLIGDAVRSLTDKCIVGIEPNIARISELMEQSLMLVTALVPHLGYDKAAKIAQEALKNGRTLREEALASGFVTEEEFNTLIRPEQMIRPK from the coding sequence ATGAAAAAAAAGCCAGGCGACGTTCGCATTGAAACCGACTCTTTTGGATCGATTCCTGTGCCGGCGAATAAATATTGGGGGGCTCAGACCCAACGTTCCTTGGCGAATTTCCAAATAGGCCAGGAACGCTTACCTCGAGCCCTCATCCGGGCCTTAGGTATTGTCAAACGTTGTGCAGCTCTATCCAACATGGTGCTAAACACGATTGATGAAACAACCGGCAAGGCTATTGCTGATGTGGCGGAGGATGTTATCGATGGCAAGTTGGACGATCACTTTCCCCTCGTGGTCTGGCAAACCGGTTCCGGTACGCAGTCCAACATGAACGCCAATGAGGTGATTGCCAATGTGGCCATCGAACGTCTGGGCGGGACGCTCGGATCAAAAACGCCGGTTCATCCGAATGATCACTGCAATTGCAGTCAGTCTTCCAATGATGTTTTCCCGACGGCGATGCATATTGCGACGGTTGAGCAACTGCACCATGTCCTGATTCCATCCTTGGCACATCTCCACCAAGTCTTGTTGGATAAGTCGCAAGCCTGGGAAGGCATTATTAAAATCGGACGAACCCATTTGCAGGACGCCACTCCTCTCACGTTGGGTCAGGAATTCTCAGGATATGCGACCCAGGTGCAGATGGGCATTGATCGGATTCAGGATGGTCTTAAACGGCTGTATCCCCTTGCGCAAGGCGGTACCGCTGTGGGTACGGGATTGAACGCAAAGCCGGGTTTTGGTGAAAAGTTTGCTGAAGAAGTTGCGAGGTATACGGGGCTGCCATTTCTTTCGGCTTCCAATAAGTTCGAAGCGTTGGCCACGCATGACGCCATGGTGGAAATCTCCGGCGTGCTCAATGTTCTCGCCGTCAGTCTGAATAAAATTGCCAATGATATTCGCCTGTTAAGTTCAGGCCCGCGCTCCGGTCTTGGAGAGCTCTCCCTGCCGGAAAATGAGCCGGGTTCCTCCATCATGCCGGGAAAGGTGAATCCCACCCAATGTGAAGCCATGACCATGGTCTGTGCGCAGGTTATCGGGAATCACACGACTATCACGATTTCCGGCGCACAAGGGCACCTTGAACTCAATGCGTTCAAACCCGTCATTGTATACAATGTGCTTCAGTCCATTCGCCTCATCGGCGATGCCGTAAGGAGCCTTACCGATAAATGCATTGTGGGCATTGAGCCGAATATTGCCCGTATTTCCGAGCTGATGGAACAATCCCTGATGCTGGTCACGGCTTTGGTTCCTCACCTTGGTTACGATAAGGCAGCTAAAATTGCTCAAGAGGCCTTAAAAAATGGACGCACCCTGCGAGAAGAAGCTCTCGCCAGCGGATTTGTGACTGAAGAAGAATTCAACACCTTGATTCGTCCGGAACAGATGATTCGTCCAAAGTAA
- a CDS encoding ion transporter: MKDQANQMVRAPWFEYGIIACILINGVILGLETSPALVEHYGALMHWGNHLILGIFILEALIKMIAVAPQIDRYFRDGWNIFDFSVIVFSLIPATGEFAMIARLARLLRVVRLISTIPELRLIVSTLVRSIPSMIHVMTLMGVIFYVYAIMGYQLFHEHDPTHWRSLGISLLTLFRVVTLEDWTDVMYTAMDFHYLSWIYFVSFVVLGTFVVINLFIAVVINNLDEAKAERLAELQGPVTQKEILKDLKDTQIALKRLEERLEKTSGENVLPLSKVLKG; the protein is encoded by the coding sequence ATGAAAGATCAAGCGAATCAGATGGTCCGCGCCCCATGGTTTGAGTATGGGATCATTGCCTGTATTCTCATTAACGGGGTTATTCTGGGGCTGGAAACCTCACCGGCACTGGTGGAACATTATGGTGCCTTGATGCACTGGGGAAACCACCTCATCCTTGGAATTTTCATTCTGGAAGCCCTTATCAAAATGATTGCCGTGGCACCTCAGATTGATCGGTATTTTCGGGATGGCTGGAACATCTTTGATTTTTCCGTCATCGTGTTTTCTTTGATTCCGGCTACCGGTGAATTTGCCATGATTGCCCGGTTGGCCCGATTGTTGCGGGTGGTTCGTCTCATCTCGACCATTCCTGAGCTCCGCCTTATCGTTTCAACCCTCGTGAGATCTATTCCCAGCATGATTCACGTCATGACTCTCATGGGCGTGATCTTTTATGTCTATGCCATTATGGGCTATCAGTTGTTTCATGAGCACGATCCGACGCATTGGCGATCATTGGGGATCTCGCTGTTGACCCTATTTCGCGTCGTGACCCTGGAAGATTGGACTGATGTGATGTATACCGCCATGGATTTTCATTACCTGTCTTGGATCTATTTTGTGAGTTTTGTGGTTTTAGGAACGTTTGTCGTGATTAATCTGTTTATTGCCGTGGTGATCAATAACCTCGATGAGGCCAAAGCCGAACGCCTGGCTGAACTTCAGGGGCCGGTCACACAAAAAGAGATACTCAAAGATTTAAAAGATACACAAATAGCCCTCAAGCGCTTAGAGGAGCGCTTGGAAAAAACTTCTGGAGAAAATGTCCTGCCCCTATCGAAAGTGTTGAAAGGTTAA
- a CDS encoding alcohol dehydrogenase catalytic domain-containing protein produces MKKMKAVEVRQAKGSLQLVEREVPSPGSGQVLVKVQACGICHSDVFTKEGLWPGLEYPRIPGHEIAGIIEEMGSGVEGWKQGQRIGVGWHGGHCGRCEPCRRGDFVLCQRGLVPGISYDGGYAEYMIAPVEALARIPEDLSDVEAAPLLCAGITTFNALRKSGAGAGDVVAILGIGGLGHLGVQYANKMGFETVAIARGKDKEALAKKLGARHYIDSRDQNVAEALKRLGGAKIILATVTSGKAMSATIGGLTIDGKLIMVGASEEPVEVPIVQFIMGRHSVQGWPSGTSSDSQDTLAFSVMTDIKPMIEEYPLERAAEAYGRMMSGEARFRVVLKVS; encoded by the coding sequence ATGAAAAAGATGAAAGCCGTGGAAGTCCGTCAGGCAAAGGGCTCTTTGCAACTCGTGGAGCGTGAAGTGCCTAGTCCTGGCTCAGGACAGGTTCTCGTGAAGGTTCAGGCCTGCGGGATCTGTCATAGCGATGTGTTCACGAAGGAAGGTCTATGGCCCGGTCTGGAGTATCCGCGTATTCCTGGACATGAAATTGCCGGTATCATCGAGGAGATGGGTTCGGGTGTGGAGGGATGGAAGCAGGGCCAACGGATTGGCGTGGGGTGGCATGGAGGACACTGTGGCCGTTGTGAGCCTTGCCGCCGAGGCGATTTTGTCCTTTGCCAACGCGGGTTGGTTCCGGGGATTAGCTATGATGGAGGCTATGCCGAATACATGATTGCTCCCGTCGAAGCCTTGGCGCGCATACCAGAGGATCTCTCCGACGTTGAAGCGGCCCCTCTACTTTGTGCCGGCATCACGACCTTCAATGCCCTTCGAAAAAGCGGCGCGGGCGCCGGTGATGTGGTTGCTATTCTGGGCATCGGCGGCCTTGGACATTTAGGGGTACAGTATGCCAACAAAATGGGATTCGAGACGGTCGCCATTGCCAGAGGAAAAGACAAAGAGGCTCTGGCCAAGAAGTTAGGCGCGCGGCACTATATCGACAGCAGGGACCAAAATGTAGCGGAAGCGCTTAAGCGCCTTGGCGGAGCGAAGATAATCCTCGCAACCGTCACGAGTGGAAAGGCCATGAGTGCGACTATCGGGGGATTAACCATCGACGGAAAATTGATTATGGTTGGCGCCTCTGAAGAACCGGTGGAAGTCCCCATCGTGCAGTTTATTATGGGTCGACATTCAGTTCAAGGCTGGCCGTCCGGTACGTCGTCGGATTCGCAGGATACGTTGGCCTTCAGTGTGATGACGGATATAAAACCGATGATAGAGGAGTATCCTCTTGAACGCGCGGCTGAGGCTTATGGGCGCATGATGAGTGGTGAAGCAAGGTTCAGGGTAGTATTAAAGGTTAGTTGA
- a CDS encoding CBS domain-containing protein, which produces MSDDLAALRASKFGQLTVGSVMEKEVQSGMKDSEAKLLASYMMEGFGSVPIIDETSKLVGIVSEFDLLKALRKGKNLEDVTAGDIMTANPLSVTQDTNVLTLIDVLQNNHLIRVPVVDSKGKLIGIVARRDLLRGYLQMSGS; this is translated from the coding sequence ATGAGCGATGATCTGGCAGCTTTGCGGGCTAGTAAATTCGGGCAGTTAACGGTGGGCAGTGTCATGGAGAAAGAAGTGCAATCGGGCATGAAGGATTCGGAAGCCAAATTACTGGCCTCGTATATGATGGAAGGATTTGGTTCCGTTCCCATCATCGATGAAACTTCGAAATTGGTGGGAATCGTTTCCGAGTTTGATTTACTTAAGGCCTTGCGCAAAGGGAAAAACCTGGAAGACGTGACAGCAGGTGATATCATGACTGCCAATCCGCTATCGGTTACGCAAGATACCAATGTCCTGACGCTGATCGATGTCCTGCAAAATAATCATCTGATTCGGGTGCCTGTTGTGGATTCGAAGGGGAAATTGATCGGGATCGTTGCGCGAAGAGATTTACTACGGGGCTATTTGCAAATGTCGGGGAGTTGA
- a CDS encoding DsrE family protein has protein sequence MHIRGLGAVQKSSSSKAAVIFARRAYFQYVSTEKWRERRWRLFSTVPLWVCSACAVARQIHEPDLEVGAVMKGMEDYVKAITECDRNLSF, from the coding sequence TTGCATATTAGAGGCCTCGGGGCGGTTCAAAAAAGTTCGTCCAGCAAGGCCGCAGTCATTTTTGCGCGCAGAGCGTACTTCCAGTACGTGAGCACGGAAAAATGGCGAGAACGCCGCTGGCGGCTTTTTTCAACAGTCCCTTTGTGGGTCTGTTCAGCCTGTGCGGTAGCCCGACAAATACACGAACCCGATCTGGAAGTGGGAGCGGTAATGAAGGGCATGGAGGATTATGTCAAAGCCATTACCGAATGTGATCGCAATCTTTCATTTTAA